GACCAGACCTATGGGATCTACCTCTGCCGCGGAGACATCGATGCCCCGACTTGCAGCGACTGCGTGGCCACTGCGGCCGAAGATATTGGCCGGCGATGCCCTGGCAAAAGAACCTCTATCATCTGGTACGACAAATGCATGCTGAGGTACTCGAATCAGCCCATTTACTCGGTCATGCAACAAGTCCCTGTGTGGAAGGCAACGAACGGCTGGAACGTCACAGACGACCGATCTCGGTTCATTCAACTCCTGGGAGAGACCATGGATGATGTAGTGCGGAGGGCCCCGAGCAGCGGATTGGGGAAGAAAGTGGCCGCCGCGGAGGCAGAACTCGCGGGCTCACAACGGCTTTACACGCTCGCCGAGTGCACGCCCGACTTGACAGCATCGGACTGTGGCGCATGCCTCCAGTGGGCGATCGCAGGTCTCCCTCAGGGGACTCTAGGAGGAAGGGTGTTGACTCCGAGCTGCAACGTGAGGTTTGAGGAGTACCCCTTTTACGACGCCGCTGCGTTGGTGACTGTGCCGAACGTGGGGGCGCCTCCACCGGTCCGGCTTCCGTCTCCTGCTCTGTCGATTGGACCTAAAGGtgcctaattttttatttatttatatttccttAGACGACTATGAAGGTGATGGTCCCCATGTGTCTGAGTCCACATAATACTTTTCCGATCCCGGTAAACACGGGCATGGGTGGACCACGAGGGTCTTCAGCAATTCGCCGGAGCCCTTTTTAAGGTGGCTTTTGAACTCACTTTAAATAGAACAATGCACGCGAAATTAAAAAGAAGCTGCTAGGCTggcgattttttaattaataaatgcTTTACACATAATATGAAGTGacggtgtgtggatctacggtcaaaataaccgacaatactgTTAGTCCGTCAGGGAAGCATGTCCCAAATTAAAACTCACTAGATACTTATATCCTATGATTTACCAAATATATCGACAAAGTTCCAAATAAGAGCatgtgctcttattttctcaaattaaggtTTGAAGTGgacgttatttcaaataatagcctAAGTAATCAAATCagtctcaaataaaagttgaagtTCCACAATTTTCTAAATTAAGAGCTTAAAGTAGATCTTATTTGAGGAGTGGTAATCCCATTGGCCATCGTCGATGCCCCCTCGGCGGTGGGGCGACGGCCACAACCCTCTTGCCTTTTTTctatctttaaatttttttattgttcaatttaatttaactaaaaattaggttagaaTTATCTTTGGACAAAAATATCTTTGATCGGCTGGAATATATAGCCAGCCGTCGAGGTCaaacctttctttgaaatagtCATtgtcacttcaagcccttatttgaaataagattcactttatgttcttatttgaaaaaaaaatgaggccaTTTCGaattcttatttggaattttcccttaaacTGAAATTGACCATCAGTCCATCAAATTACCTTTGATTACCCATCCATTTGATGCATTCATATAGGACTTAGGACTTAGGAGGACATAAATCAGCGTCTCTTTATTCAGAGCCAAACAAACACTTCTCTCCCTTGGAAAATATCTCCAAAACATACTGAAAGTATGACCACTCCATGTGCAGGAAGAAGCCATAAGTCCACAGTGATAGTGACTGCCATTGCTGTTCCTCTTGGCTTACTTACGgtgtttctctctcttgcttgttGTTTCGTTCGGAGGAAAGCGACCAAGACCAATGAGCTCGTCCAAGAAGAAGCCGGTAATTGACTAAGTCTGTGTTGAAAACTTGTGTCCGTGGCTTGGATAAGTTCTATACCTTCATCGAAATGACCAGTCTCGTGTTGCTTCGTCGTGTAGGCTTGAATGAAATTACAGACATGGAATCCTTGCAATACGATTTAAATATAATACAAGCTGCTACAAACAATTTCTCTCGTCAAAACAAGTTGGGCGAAGGTGGATTCGGTGAAGTTTTCCAGGTATGATTAGTCCGCTACATCAAGAACCGCTTATGTTTAGGTGGAAGACTATTgtcagaagaaaaggaaagagccgAAACGAAAGATCTTCTGGTGGAATGTGCACCACACTTGAAGAGGTCCATTATGGAGCTGCCTTCAAAACCATAACATATCTTTTCCAACTCGACTTCGCTTAAAAGCTTTAGTCATTGCATAATGAGTCAACTAGCTATTGACTGTTCTATACCATTCCAATTATCTGATGTGCCGCTTCATTCTAGTAGCATTTTCACAACTGCACCTTAAAATGCATTAGATATTTGGGAAGCTTTTGTTATGAAGATGATAGAGTAACTAAACAAAAAACGCAATCATTTCAGAGGACGCTTCCTAATGGACAAGACATAGCCGTGAAGAGGTTATCTCAGAGCTCAAGACAAGGTGCCGAAGAATTTAAGAATGAAGTCATGTTGGTCGCAAAGCTTCAACATCGAAACCTTGTGCGACTACTCGGATATTGTTTGGAGGGAGAAGAAAAGCTACTTATTTATGAATTTGTGCCTAACAAAAGTCTAGACTACTTTTTGTATGGTAAGTTTAAGTTGAGTATGCAACTGTCTTTTCTAATATGTCGTCCTCTTGCTCATCATACGATCCATTTGAAAATAGGTATCTGATCTTAGCAAGTTAGGCCAATCACTAAATTGCAAGACAAATCTCTAATTGTGCAGATCCTGAGAAAAGTATGCAATTGGATTGGTCAAAACGTTTTAAGATAGCGTGGGGAATAGCTCGAGGAATACTCTATCTACACGAAGATTCCCGACTTCGGATCATTCATCATGACCTGAAAGCGAGCAATATCTTGTTAGACAGAGGCATGAACCCCAAGATTTCAGATTTCGGCATGGCTAGAATTTTTGGGGTTGATCAAACTCATGCAAGAACTAACAAAATCGTGGGGACTCTGTAAGTTTTAAGTTCTCGTTACATTGGCTGATCACTTGGTCATGTCAAGAGATGTGTCCTTGTTAAATGTGACTCCGTACATAGCATCAATTCGAGCACACTTAGATTGAATTGTTGTATCCTCTATTATAGGCACAAGTGAGTTGTAATCGACGTGTTTTTCTCGTTTGCAGGGGTTACATGCCTCCAGAGTATGCAAGAAATGGGAAATTCTCTGTTAAATCCGATGTCTATAGCTTCGGCGTCCTACTTCTAGAGATCATTATCGGGAAGAAGAATGACTACTTCTGCCGATCAGATGGGACGGAAGATCTAGCTAGCTATGTAAGTTGCCTGTACAGTTGTCACTAACTAGTTTATGGACGCAAATGTCACACTGCACTCTCTAGTATTTCAACTGAGTAAGGCCAAAATTCCGGTACAAGAATTACATGAGCACTTTGCCCCATCCAAACTAACATGACTTCAGTATTGCGACTTACGGTGGGTGTTTTCTTCCGAGTGGATCGTAAACAGGCATGGAGACACTGGAGAGATGGGACGCCAATGGAAGTTTTGGACCCGGCCATCCTAGACTTGCGCTCAAGAGATGAAGTGCTGAGATGCCTGCACGTTAGCTTACTATATGTTCAGGAAGATCCGGTTGATAGACCCCCCATGGCAACAGTACTTCGCATGCTCAGCAGCAAGCCCGTCACAATGCCACAGCCTCGACGTCCGGCCTTCTTCCCTCAAAGTACAGGCCAACCCATTAATAGATCAATGCAGCAATCTGTTAACAGAGTGACAATCACGGAAGCCTTCCCCCGATGATACAAGTAATTGTTTCATGCAATAGCTTCGTAGGCATTAAAATGCTTGGCCTTCAGTGGATACCATTAGTGAACAATGAGCAGCTTCTATTAGTCTGGAGATCCCATGTTTGACCTTTTATTCCCCGACTCTCTGCTTTCATTTTTAAGTCAGCGGTTCCCTTGTGTTGCTCAGGCTCCACTTAGCCCGGTGCTCCTACGGAACCTTCACCATGCCAGGGGACACAGCAGGGGACAAAGCAGGGATAAGATCCATAACCTTGGTACGGTCCTCAagtgagtaccataacttttattttttccgctCATTTAAATGTCACGTCAGAGTAAAttgatcatttgagtgtcatttaTGACAAATCATTATACATGtattttttacttcatttttcattccaacgtgaaaatttaaaaaataattaaaaataagagaaattacaaaaattgtctagGTCAACGTTGGTAGTGCCTCATAGTATGACTGGTCTCCATGCCGGATTTTCTAGGGAGGCAAATTGCCAaatgcacttaagtgatcgatttttcaaatttgtgacatttcagtgagcgaaaaaaattaaagttatggcactcaagtgagtatCATACAAAATTTATGACACTCGTCTTGTCCTTATCCCCGCCAAAAGTCACTGGTGTAGTCCGTAAATTGCTGTCTTGAAAGTGCCCATGTTTTTGTTGTTCCAGGAGctggattttatttttgttcatccTGTCAACTCTATAGGCAGAACTATGCCAACGGCTTTGTATGCAGTGTCCTGCCCTTGCGAATGATCCCAATCTTGTTTTCCAAGCTTGAATGCTTTGgcccaagaaaaaaaagggctcAAATGCAAGAGATGAAGTATTGTTCTCTTCAAAGCTTGGATCAATTCGACTTGATTGATCTGAATATGCAAGAAATATAACTAGACCTAGGACATGTGTTCTAAACGTATAATATTTTAAACAAATGCGGCTAAGCGCAGAACTATAACATTCTGTGCCTAATagtatgaatttttttcagTATTGGTTAATTTtaataagcttttttttttagtgctggtaaatataaaagatatattgtgaaaaataaaatcggtgatttatttttaatttttttaaatagctGGTTGTTAATAATCAATAGTTTTTATTtcatcaattttctttgatAGTTGGCAAATTACTCAAATATAATATTCACTTACAAACTTTATCGCATCATTTACGTTTCAAATTTACTAAATATTACCTTAAATTTCTGACTTAAATTAGAGTGACTTGCTAACTTTTATCATATTAAGTTACTAGCTAATTTTGGAGTACCAACatctaattattttctttactACACAAACTTTTCAACCGAGTTATTAACTTTTATTGGTCTTGATTAGTAACCCTTTAAATTTACTTATAATTTTTAAGGATTactaaactaaaaaaattttccacattAACTTTAGGATAAGAATAGCAGAAGTGCGATAACTTTCATTCGACGCTAACTTGAGTGACACAACTTTTTTTCTCGCTCACTTAAATGCCACATTAGAGTAAAATCTATCATTAGGGTACCATTTCTAGCAAATCATCCTCTGTGgatcttttaattaattttctattcCAACATggagtttaaaaataaaaataaaaataaaaataaaaattacaaaaatagcCCACATCAACACTGGTGGTGTCATGTAAGACGACCAATGTTTACGTTGGATTTTCAAGCGAGGCAAATCGCtaatagcacttaagtgatcattttttcaaatttatgcaCTTCaatgagtgaaaaaaaagttatagcacttaagttaGTGCTATGCAATTGTTACGACACTCCCGTTGTTCTTATCCCAAACCTAATGCCTCACTAACATGATCTAATGCACACTATCTCCGGTGCGGATTGTAAGTGACATGATTGACATATTTAGTGACCATATCAACTAAATGATGTGTGCTGTTAAGACCGATGatcttttccatcttcatcaGTACCAAATGCTCCTAAGATCACCATATCGACTAGTCCTTTCAAGCTACCATGAGACATCACTCTCTTTGGTATTTGGTCTCCCAAAAGTTAGAGGCTAGTATTTCGTGTGTGCTTATGTGTAGGATGGTTGGTAACGATAAGTAATTTCACTATCTGCATTCGTCATTGTAACCATTAGTGCTAAAGATAATTTGGTGATcatcaaaatatattatttggatttgatttgaatattttacgGTCTATTTTGAATAAATCATGATCTAACTTGGATTTAGGCATTATCTACTTAGATTTGCTTAGTAAGACCTCAAATCattgtttcgattttttttcttggatattTGTGAGTGGTTTATAAAGATTATGATGATCATTCATTTCAGCCGTGAGACGttggattatttttttcaactatcttgatctttttctttgaaTCTTAATGTATATCCTGATGCGAATTTCATTTATTGCATGTCTTCAATTTAAATGaactttccaattttgaaaatacaaaaagatttcATCtctgttataaatatattaatcatatgtggatgcttcacctttcaccatttcctcttccaatgtatgttacaaatacaaatacattgatatacatTGATGTACATCATCTTATATTGTGTGTCATTCATCTTAAGTTAACTGACTTAGCAtagttgatttgttttttttttttttaagaagaaagaggaagagaaccGCCTAAGTTAATTAGAATTTTTGCATGCTTATTTCTATAGCTTGCATGTTTAAATTGACTGTTAGTATTTTTTTAGTGTCGTCGCCATGTCATCTAGCGTGTATGATTTAGCCTACATAACTTGTGTGCTTGCCTTTGCATTTTCGCATACCACATAGGTTAGTTTTTGCATGTCATGCATATTCATCCaaaagtgaaaacataaaaacaccgCATTCGAGCTTAAAagtaaattcaatcaagcttgagtcgTCGATTTAAGACATCTCATGAAATTAAGGTATCGAAATGGctttagctttaattagttaatgtaaccaagtcctcgaatcTTTAATCTCTGATTCGTAGGAATGAAATAGTCATCCCGCTATTTTATTGAGGTTTTTagccaacctaccaaaaatggttagtggtgactccaaagTTAATATCATCTGAATAAATTGAAGTTGCGATTTgatagggcttgggagagtgcgtattaggttagtcatctaattagcctgataatccattaacctaaaatttttcttttaggtTGTGACAGATATCTTATGATACTCTGATTATTGCACATGAAATACTCACTCAGAGCTTAAGCTTCATTCCAATGTCTGAGCTTCATACAGCATCTGAGCCTTTCAAACATTATCTGTGCCTTTTCTGCaagattcaatcctgtgtaaCTTTCACCTTtggataatatgcaaaataagtatttcattgcattaacgtagatataaaaaaatatgaattgtttcgtcaacttcaaaattaattagaagTTTCTCTCTATTGAGGAAGTGCGCAACAGGAGACGCGTCAGTGGGGTTATACACGATCTATGCGATGGAGCAGTGCACGCCAGACTTGATAGACAAGAAGTGCAACAATTGCCTGGCAACAGTTTTCCAGAGGCTTGCGGTTTGCTGTTCTGGGAGGATAGGAGTGTATATCATGGCTCTGAGTTACCAGATGCAGTACAAGATCAATGCTCAGTTCTTTGACCTCATTGGTGAGCCACTTCTGCCGCCGCCATCATCACCATAACCTGAATCCGCCACCGACAACAAACATAAACTCTCTGAGCGCCCCCGCCCCACCCCCCCCcttcccaaaaggaaaaaagatctcTTAGAGATGTTTCCTGGATTTGAAAGAGAGTACTTGAATTCTCCTAATAACGAAAAAGTGTATCATGCCTGAATCTAACTGGGGTTCGCAATGGTGAAGGAACTGGATCGGGAAAAAGAGGAATTCAAGTGTGAACTTGCATTTGTGGAATAGTAGCAATTTGCATTAGGAGTGATCGGCTCTCGGTCTGGCCTGGTCTCTCCCTAGAACCAAGGACCGGATGGAATTGACTGGTTTATTTCGGTTCCTAGACAGTCCGGTGAAACCATTTGATGTGTTTGAAACACATATTCATAGTCAAATGTGTAGAAGTATTTCCAATGATTAAGATTTTAAATTGCTTTTTAAATATgtacaagaaagaaaatcaaaagtaaaataaaagtaagTCGGTCTTGTCCGGGCAATCCGGACGGTTGGTTCTACTttggaattgggaaccgaaCCAACAATTTCCGATTTTATTTTATAGAACCAGAAATCGGCGCCCTCGGGAACTAGACCGAACTGTTCTATCCAAACCCGATCCGATCGATGTTTTTGCTCACTCTTGTTTTGCATAGTTCGTTGATTTTGTGTTTGTCACGCAAACGCGCTTTGACATGGACCATGTTCCGTGTTGAGAAAAATTTACAGCCTAAAGGTCAATATCTTGTAATGGTCTTCTTCCTTTATTGTCCTCATGTACTTCAATCTCTATCAACCACTTCTTTTTTCCAGCCATCACCAAACTCCAACCACCTAATGGAATTTATAACTAAAATGCATTTTTCCTTTACTGTCCCTTTGAAGAATTTAAAGTAATATCTATCTTTCAATACAtcataaagaaattaaatattAGCAAATTTACATCTCGACATTAcatattatgaaaattttatatgattAGTGCGTATCCGACAAGACTAAGATTACATAAAAATTAAACTTTCAAGATTCAAATTTCACATCTTCATTTTAGTGGCTAAAATGTGAGTCCGTGTTGGagaaaaatccaactttgaagACTATTGTGTTCCTTTTCGTTATGCTTTGAAGATTCAAAGCATGTGAGAAATGCATATGAAATCATAGAGGACTGGCGTTAAGGAAAGTTAAACCTGTTATCGCTGAAGTCAAGATCAACGACAGTGACAAAATTGATTATGTCTAAGACAACAGTCTTCCATCGTGGGCGTAACAACTCACGACAGAAAATTATTTACGATTCGATAGGACAGAAAAAGTTGGTATTCGATAGGACATATCATGTAATAtcataagtgtcataacttttcaaTAATCAAATAAGTGTTGTGACATTTGGAAACTGTTCCCCATGAATTTCAGAAATCCAACGTGACATGGCATTTACAGTGAATATTCTTTGGCAATTATGTCATTTAAGTCAATATTTTGTAAAAACCGTAACACTAACGTAATCGATTGAAATTGATGGCACCGGGAGCAACGTAAGAAAGTTATAATACTTACGGTGTCTTTATCCCatagttgaatttccataaaaaaaaattacgaggTAAGCGTTCAAAATTGTTtagtatgagattttttttttttggtcgaagtttaGTACGAGATTGAGCATACATATTATATTTGTAAAAAAAGGGGTTTTCAATTGTTGCTAATTG
This sequence is a window from Rhodamnia argentea isolate NSW1041297 chromosome 3, ASM2092103v1, whole genome shotgun sequence. Protein-coding genes within it:
- the LOC115729842 gene encoding cysteine-rich receptor-like protein kinase 15, with protein sequence MKAKCTKHPSIKTMSPSFIISLLLLFSINLLISISHMSEAAPILTGNYCPDTKSFLPNSTYQKNLNKLLSSLSSAADSAGNNISSSGGFTNATAGYSPDQTYGIYLCRGDIDAPTCSDCVATAAEDIGRRCPGKRTSIIWYDKCMLRYSNQPIYSVMQQVPVWKATNGWNVTDDRSRFIQLLGETMDDVVRRAPSSGLGKKVAAAEAELAGSQRLYTLAECTPDLTASDCGACLQWAIAGLPQGTLGGRVLTPSCNVRFEEYPFYDAAALVTVPNVGAPPPVRLPSPALSIGPKGRSHKSTVIVTAIAVPLGLLTVFLSLACCFVRRKATKTNELVQEEAGLNEITDMESLQYDLNIIQAATNNFSRQNKLGEGGFGEVFQRTLPNGQDIAVKRLSQSSRQGAEEFKNEVMLVAKLQHRNLVRLLGYCLEGEEKLLIYEFVPNKSLDYFLYDPEKSMQLDWSKRFKIAWGIARGILYLHEDSRLRIIHHDLKASNILLDRGMNPKISDFGMARIFGVDQTHARTNKIVGTLGYMPPEYARNGKFSVKSDVYSFGVLLLEIIIGKKNDYFCRSDGTEDLASYAWRHWRDGTPMEVLDPAILDLRSRDEVLRCLHVSLLYVQEDPVDRPPMATVLRMLSSKPVTMPQPRRPAFFPQSTGQPINRSMQQSVNRVTITEAFPR